A stretch of the Thermofilum adornatum genome encodes the following:
- a CDS encoding UbiA family prenyltransferase — protein sequence MDDLIRKLSSYAKLSRIDHGVMASLAVVAGAFSVENTLKSISNSSLLLAVTSVLFVEMSLFASNDIFNIKEDKINNPTRPIVAGELSTREAVAFTFISGLIAVLTSAMVNTACLVVIIVALVVGNLYNSYFKRHAFFGNIIVSGLTSFTFPYGAISIAGTLTEKSLLFFMIAFLANLGREIAKGIRDLEGDTRVGICTLPCEIGTNNAGKLAGIFMLMAVALSFYGANYVKTKPVYLVLILVTDAIFTYVAVKLIHNPSTQTAEKARKLTLPAMLNAIIAFTLP from the coding sequence ATGGATGACCTCATTCGAAAGTTGTCCAGCTATGCAAAGTTGTCACGAATCGACCACGGCGTCATGGCAAGCCTGGCAGTAGTAGCTGGAGCCTTTTCTGTAGAAAACACTTTGAAGAGTATATCTAACTCCTCACTCTTACTCGCAGTCACATCTGTACTCTTCGTGGAAATGTCGCTATTCGCATCAAACGACATATTTAATATCAAAGAAGACAAAATAAACAACCCGACAAGACCTATAGTTGCCGGAGAATTATCAACAAGAGAAGCAGTAGCATTTACATTTATCTCAGGCCTCATAGCAGTACTAACCTCAGCAATGGTGAACACAGCCTGTCTCGTAGTAATTATTGTCGCACTCGTCGTTGGTAATCTCTACAATTCCTATTTCAAAAGGCACGCATTCTTCGGAAACATCATTGTATCAGGATTGACATCGTTCACTTTTCCTTATGGAGCCATATCGATCGCAGGAACCCTAACAGAAAAATCCCTCCTATTTTTCATGATAGCCTTCCTCGCAAACCTAGGAAGAGAGATTGCTAAGGGCATACGTGACCTAGAGGGAGACACAAGAGTAGGCATCTGTACCCTCCCATGCGAAATAGGCACAAACAATGCTGGAAAACTTGCTGGAATATTTATGTTGATGGCAGTGGCTCTAAGCTTTTACGGGGCAAACTACGTTAAAACGAAACCAGTCTACCTGGTTCTAATACTTGTAACTGACGCCATATTTACGTACGTAGCCGTAAAGCTCATCCATAACCCGTCGACCCAGACGGCCGAAAAAGCCAGAAAACTCACGCTACCAGCAATGCTAAACGCAATAATAGCCTTTACCCTGCCTTAG
- a CDS encoding 30S ribosomal protein S27e yields the protein MEKYSNLIPQPQTRFVKIRCPDCGTTMVTYSHASIAVKCPKCGKVLVEPTGGKALIVAEIVEVLR from the coding sequence ATGGAGAAATACTCCAACCTGATACCTCAGCCCCAGACAAGATTTGTAAAGATACGATGCCCCGACTGTGGCACAACGATGGTTACGTATAGCCATGCATCAATTGCGGTTAAGTGTCCTAAGTGTGGGAAAGTCCTTGTGGAGCCTACTGGGGGCAAAGCGCTGATAGTGGCAGAAATTGTGGAAGTTCTTCGTTGA
- a CDS encoding preprotein translocase subunit Sec61beta yields MSSKAKKGSKKEKSSERKPATMPAAGLLTFYEEDIGGIKIRPEIVVVGTFLFVMLVILAHAGVFGP; encoded by the coding sequence ATGTCTAGCAAGGCGAAGAAAGGTTCTAAGAAGGAAAAATCTAGCGAACGAAAGCCCGCAACAATGCCAGCAGCTGGTCTATTGACGTTTTACGAGGAAGACATAGGCGGGATAAAGATTAGGCCAGAAATAGTTGTTGTTGGAACTTTCCTCTTCGTTATGTTAGTTATACTTGCGCATGCGGGGGTCTTTGGGCCATAG
- a CDS encoding transcription factor S, translated as MEFCPKCGGIMVPTVLNGKKVLKCTHCGYIAEGNNPNTYKLSQKIERNPKDTVTLVDVDVSTLPVVEFKCENCGNDKAYVYELQTRAGDEPATRFYICTRCRKVYREYA; from the coding sequence GTGGAGTTTTGTCCGAAGTGCGGAGGAATAATGGTTCCAACAGTACTAAATGGGAAAAAAGTGCTCAAATGTACACATTGTGGATATATAGCTGAGGGAAACAATCCAAACACTTATAAGCTCTCCCAGAAGATCGAGAGAAATCCAAAAGACACAGTTACACTTGTAGACGTTGATGTATCAACTCTACCAGTTGTAGAATTCAAGTGTGAAAACTGTGGGAACGATAAGGCATACGTCTATGAACTTCAGACCCGTGCTGGAGACGAGCCCGCGACAAGGTTCTATATTTGTACACGTTGCCGCAAGGTCTACAGGGAATACGCCTAG
- a CDS encoding RNA-protein complex protein Nop10: MTRRGVLRYCPRCQLYTLQQDKCPRCGGPVRVPHPAKFSPEDRYGEYRRRAKLELLRGQSQNRPAG, encoded by the coding sequence ATGACGAGGAGGGGTGTGTTACGTTACTGTCCGAGGTGTCAGCTTTACACGTTGCAACAGGACAAGTGTCCTAGGTGTGGGGGCCCGGTTAGGGTACCGCACCCGGCAAAGTTTTCCCCCGAGGACCGGTATGGAGAATACAGAAGGAGGGCAAAGCTAGAGCTTCTTAGGGGCCAGTCTCAAAACAGGCCTGCCGGCTAA
- the cmk gene encoding (d)CMP kinase: MGNLTIAVSGTPGSGKTTYARFLAERYGLRFVSNGMLFRELAKEMGVDLLELHRLAEQREDIDREIDERALQEAKRGNVVIEGHLAVWILRDIADIKIIVDAPLRIRAERIAQRESISIEEALSQIQLREKSNAERAMRYYKVDIRDYSVADLMVKTYPLDVNSVKHVIASFVDAYLHVRKPFKDVKA; encoded by the coding sequence ATGGGCAACCTCACAATTGCAGTTAGCGGTACACCTGGCAGCGGAAAAACGACATACGCCAGATTCCTTGCAGAGAGATACGGGTTACGTTTCGTATCCAATGGAATGCTTTTCCGCGAACTCGCAAAAGAGATGGGGGTGGACCTCTTAGAGCTGCATAGGCTAGCCGAGCAACGAGAGGACATTGATAGAGAGATAGACGAGAGAGCGTTGCAAGAGGCAAAAAGAGGAAACGTGGTAATAGAGGGACACCTAGCTGTGTGGATCCTAAGGGACATAGCCGACATAAAAATAATAGTAGACGCACCGCTTAGGATAAGAGCCGAAAGAATAGCACAAAGAGAATCCATCTCAATAGAAGAGGCTCTCTCGCAGATACAGCTTCGCGAAAAAAGCAATGCTGAGAGAGCCATGAGATACTATAAGGTTGATATCCGGGACTATTCAGTTGCAGACCTTATGGTAAAGACATATCCTCTCGATGTTAACTCTGTAAAACACGTCATTGCAAGCTTTGTAGACGCATATCTCCATGTCAGAAAACCTTTTAAAGACGTTAAAGCATAG
- a CDS encoding 50S ribosomal protein L34e, with product MPRPALRSRTKKRKLVRTPGGRLSLHIIDKKHDYPRCAICGRPLHGIPKLTAREERRGVRMPSRPYGGYLCHECLQKALKISIYKAI from the coding sequence ATGCCTAGACCAGCTTTAAGATCCAGAACAAAGAAACGCAAATTAGTTAGAACGCCTGGAGGACGACTATCCCTACACATAATCGACAAGAAACACGACTATCCAAGATGCGCCATATGTGGCAGACCTCTTCATGGTATACCTAAGCTTACTGCACGCGAAGAAAGGCGTGGAGTCAGAATGCCTTCTAGACCATATGGCGGATACCTGTGTCACGAATGCCTACAGAAAGCCCTAAAGATATCAATATACAAGGCAATCTAA
- the aspS gene encoding aspartate--tRNA(Asn) ligase gives MSEPRQVTGWVSNVKILGKIAFIEVIDDLSLTPITIVVKKETNSELWELVSKVKLGSALKIEGKEPQQVVSKKGRELHAEEVQILAEPQDLLPIDVTGKTPASFDDYINYRYLALRLPKIRAVFVARSIIFQEVRNFLTSRGFLEVNTPKIVKAGAEGGATLFSVDYFGEKAFLAQSPQLYKQMLMCGVPRVFEVGPFFRAEKFSTTRHLNEGWGLDVEMGFINDVNDVLSLLEELVTHVNKRLVESMGDQLKSLGFNIIEDMKQFPRVTYDEALKILNSNGFDLKWGEDFDPKAEKFLGEYFQQQGTPAYFITEYPWDSKPFYIMRNGPQKSYAFDLDIRGIEIASGGQREHRYSELYRNLVDKGLDPNDFKFYLDAFKYGMPPHGGFGLGLDRLVMVLLGLQNIREAVLFPRDRFRLVP, from the coding sequence ATGAGTGAGCCGAGACAAGTTACAGGATGGGTTTCCAATGTAAAGATTCTTGGTAAAATCGCTTTCATAGAGGTTATAGATGACCTAAGCCTGACACCAATAACTATTGTTGTAAAGAAGGAAACTAACAGCGAACTGTGGGAACTAGTCAGCAAGGTAAAATTAGGCTCAGCCCTAAAAATCGAGGGAAAAGAGCCCCAACAAGTAGTAAGTAAAAAGGGACGAGAACTACACGCAGAAGAAGTACAAATACTAGCTGAGCCACAAGATCTACTACCGATAGACGTAACCGGCAAGACACCAGCAAGCTTCGACGATTACATCAACTACAGGTACCTTGCATTGAGGTTGCCCAAGATCCGTGCAGTGTTCGTTGCTAGAAGCATAATTTTCCAAGAGGTTAGGAACTTCCTAACAAGCAGGGGCTTCCTCGAGGTGAACACACCAAAAATAGTTAAGGCAGGGGCAGAGGGCGGAGCTACATTATTCTCAGTAGACTATTTCGGCGAGAAAGCATTCCTCGCACAGAGCCCACAACTATACAAACAGATGCTAATGTGTGGAGTTCCAAGGGTCTTTGAGGTTGGGCCATTTTTCCGCGCGGAAAAATTCAGCACCACTCGGCATCTAAACGAGGGTTGGGGGCTAGACGTGGAGATGGGTTTCATAAACGATGTAAACGATGTACTTTCTCTTCTTGAAGAACTAGTTACGCACGTCAACAAGAGGCTAGTAGAATCTATGGGAGACCAACTCAAAAGCCTCGGTTTCAATATTATTGAGGACATGAAGCAATTTCCAAGGGTCACTTACGACGAGGCGCTAAAGATCCTCAACTCGAACGGCTTCGATCTAAAATGGGGAGAAGACTTTGACCCTAAGGCAGAGAAATTCCTAGGAGAGTATTTCCAGCAACAAGGCACACCAGCATACTTCATAACAGAGTACCCATGGGATTCAAAGCCTTTCTACATTATGCGGAATGGGCCACAAAAAAGTTATGCATTTGACCTGGACATTCGGGGAATAGAGATAGCCTCTGGAGGACAAAGGGAGCATCGCTACAGTGAACTCTACAGGAACCTCGTCGACAAAGGCCTAGACCCAAATGACTTCAAGTTCTACCTAGACGCATTCAAATATGGAATGCCACCACACGGAGGTTTTGGACTAGGTCTAGACAGGCTAGTCATGGTTCTGCTGGGACTGCAGAACATACGTGAAGCAGTCTTGTTCCCGCGCGACAGGTTCCGTCTAGTCCCCTAG
- a CDS encoding SWIM zinc finger family protein — translation MQTRDPRENRAIKAVLEKRVKKVKVKTGSGETYFFIVEGSQKEKFYLVIPGLYCSCPDFLFSVRFRKRKEKCYHMMAVDIALKEGKYEEIEMDKDTFLSRIVNTLLGKAPGGSKGRRK, via the coding sequence ATGCAGACACGGGATCCGAGGGAAAACAGGGCTATAAAAGCAGTGCTTGAAAAGAGGGTAAAAAAGGTAAAGGTCAAGACAGGTTCTGGGGAAACATATTTCTTTATTGTTGAGGGGTCTCAGAAGGAGAAATTCTATCTAGTTATACCTGGCCTCTATTGTTCGTGTCCAGACTTTCTCTTCAGTGTAAGGTTCCGGAAGCGAAAAGAAAAATGCTACCACATGATGGCTGTAGACATAGCGCTGAAAGAAGGAAAATACGAAGAGATAGAAATGGATAAGGATACATTTCTAAGCAGGATAGTAAACACTTTGCTAGGCAAAGCTCCTGGAGGATCCAAGGGGAGGCGCAAATGA
- a CDS encoding DUF2240 family protein, whose amino-acid sequence MSKTEDIIENEILKHTNISKEELERKIQEKIEEFGGIIKREAALIVLAKELGIPIPRENFSQQLSALRIKDLAVGFRGIDVEGIVISRQPLLKSSAGKEYLRFALADENDAIWVIAWGEKALELDPQLKIGQKILLSRASVRKYRDKKEIVLDKNSTIRMLENIDTSTIMELSRKLGFPLTLVEVVKSFSDDTGITLYGYNNECRPSAVRVLSKDPRLKISEGDTLLLSNCTINTFDNYSQVTCRPSSYLQKLDKKQTCFERDMEELFISGILLGYEVFSREGGKIYLLTNTGVKSIVFFRDELLAEASNLILRGTLVWGYRKIDDALREIAYTKLEGGEQIFPAFERNKRFLEVEGFIETRANIVSIDLNRKCRGAYNLFSIYVTLDDGTSTIKFLSNSSKILHEVFSMSQEELCDYTNDVIEEIIAYRQDELGGEEATIRGYISRRQRVSFLVEISPTV is encoded by the coding sequence ATGAGCAAAACCGAAGACATCATCGAAAATGAAATTTTGAAGCACACAAACATCTCTAAAGAGGAGTTAGAAAGAAAGATACAGGAAAAAATAGAGGAATTCGGGGGCATAATCAAGAGAGAGGCTGCCCTTATAGTCCTAGCAAAGGAGCTTGGCATCCCAATTCCGAGAGAAAACTTCTCACAGCAGTTATCCGCGTTGAGAATCAAAGACTTGGCTGTTGGATTTAGGGGAATAGACGTTGAAGGTATAGTTATCAGTCGGCAACCATTGTTGAAGAGCTCCGCCGGTAAAGAGTATTTACGCTTTGCTCTTGCAGATGAAAATGATGCCATCTGGGTAATAGCGTGGGGTGAAAAAGCCCTAGAGCTCGATCCACAACTAAAAATAGGCCAGAAAATACTCCTGTCGAGAGCATCAGTCAGGAAATACAGAGACAAAAAGGAAATCGTCTTAGACAAGAATTCTACGATTAGGATGCTCGAGAACATAGACACCTCAACAATCATGGAATTATCTAGAAAACTGGGATTCCCGCTGACGCTTGTAGAGGTTGTAAAAAGTTTTAGTGACGATACGGGTATAACTCTATACGGCTACAACAATGAATGTAGACCCTCAGCTGTGCGGGTCTTGTCCAAAGATCCACGTTTAAAGATAAGTGAAGGTGATACACTGCTTCTATCCAACTGTACTATAAACACGTTCGACAACTATTCTCAGGTGACATGTCGCCCCTCCTCCTACCTCCAGAAACTAGATAAAAAACAAACTTGCTTTGAAAGAGACATGGAGGAGCTATTTATCAGCGGAATTCTATTGGGTTATGAAGTTTTCTCGAGGGAAGGTGGAAAGATCTACCTCTTGACGAACACGGGGGTCAAAAGTATTGTTTTTTTCCGAGACGAGTTACTGGCAGAGGCCTCCAACCTTATACTTAGAGGAACACTTGTTTGGGGCTACAGGAAGATTGATGATGCGTTACGTGAAATCGCCTATACGAAGCTTGAGGGCGGCGAACAGATATTTCCAGCATTTGAAAGAAACAAGAGGTTTTTAGAGGTAGAAGGCTTCATAGAGACCCGTGCAAACATAGTAAGCATAGATCTTAACCGTAAATGCCGAGGTGCATACAACCTTTTCTCGATCTATGTGACACTAGATGACGGCACATCTACAATAAAGTTTCTTTCAAACTCCTCCAAGATCCTTCATGAAGTCTTTTCCATGTCACAGGAAGAACTATGCGACTATACAAATGATGTTATCGAGGAAATTATAGCTTATAGGCAAGATGAGCTTGGGGGAGAGGAGGCGACAATAAGGGGATACATAAGCCGTCGGCAACGGGTAAGCTTTCTGGTAGAGATATCACCAACCGTATAA
- a CDS encoding geranylgeranylglyceryl/heptaprenylglyceryl phosphate synthase, protein MGKVKNYIMEKIRERGAIHMTLIDPDKTTPDQAAKIAREVSKAGSAAIMIGGSTGVSERMTDDIVLAIKQVTDIPVILFPGTPSALSRYADAVWFISVLNSANPYFITGAQMQGAPIVKKYGLEALSLGYIIVGEGGTVSIVSYTRPLPFGKPDVAAAYALAAEYMGFQFIYLEGGSGAKPVPPKIVRMVRGTVSVPLVVGGGIRRPETARKISQAGADIIVTGTLVEKTQDIQDAIAQIVKAIEEGARNRNQQTA, encoded by the coding sequence ATGGGGAAAGTGAAGAACTACATAATGGAGAAAATTAGGGAACGCGGAGCAATACACATGACACTGATAGATCCAGACAAAACCACCCCAGACCAAGCCGCAAAGATAGCCCGCGAAGTATCAAAGGCGGGGAGCGCGGCAATAATGATCGGTGGAAGCACAGGTGTAAGTGAAAGAATGACTGACGACATAGTTCTCGCAATAAAACAAGTAACTGACATACCTGTGATACTATTTCCGGGAACGCCGTCCGCTCTAAGCAGGTATGCTGACGCTGTGTGGTTTATCTCGGTTCTAAACAGCGCCAATCCCTACTTTATAACAGGTGCACAGATGCAGGGAGCCCCCATAGTCAAGAAGTATGGACTAGAGGCGCTATCCCTCGGATACATAATAGTTGGAGAGGGCGGCACTGTATCAATAGTAAGCTACACTAGGCCTCTACCCTTCGGAAAACCAGATGTCGCCGCCGCCTATGCGTTGGCGGCAGAATACATGGGTTTCCAGTTTATCTACCTTGAAGGCGGCTCAGGAGCTAAACCCGTCCCGCCAAAAATAGTAAGGATGGTGAGAGGCACTGTTTCTGTGCCCCTAGTAGTTGGTGGAGGCATAAGGAGACCTGAGACAGCAAGAAAAATTTCACAGGCCGGTGCAGACATAATAGTTACAGGGACCCTAGTCGAAAAGACCCAAGACATTCAAGATGCTATCGCCCAGATAGTAAAAGCAATTGAGGAAGGAGCGAGAAACAGAAACCAGCAGACCGCCTAA
- a CDS encoding STT3 domain-containing protein produces the protein MSTSRAAELLQKAATYTIKALEFFGDARIVTAVILLTAFTITLLARLTPMHWGVYLNEFDPYYEYYLSEQLLQHGNGNYFSGVAWWYHWWLENPKPRDTLFWYPEGRDLRGSSQPGPAFFGAGIYSLLNALGFQVSLYDVHAFFVPIAASFAVFTAYLLGKELKDNRTGVLSAVLIALSWAYMYRTNLGAKHEAIAIPFMLLGFYLFLKAYKKNSLLLSVLAGLSLGIVVLSWGAYLYPWNLLALVTLYWLFFHPGDTALEKTYLVTNIIITVFVATTPRFGPTTAFLSLTGFLPLATTLIAILLLTGLRVPSQLHLRQNKKIMALFIVALLALFIAGTYIGIFRGIAGRILAVVIPLAREAGVTTVAEHQVPTWNQVFDDFQTSILFALFAGYIYFTRSREDFSSAFTSLFIFTAAYFSASIVRLLLLLSPAVAVTASLGLMEILDRLADAGTTLERRRIRGVQTNYRLVILLVAIILVLVFSPSILASKIPLNSHQPPLILTSSVPVVRYNYEYMDWMSALNWISENVPRDATIATWWDYGYWISVNTGRKTTCDNATIDTKQIQKIATAFMSDEATALQIFRELNVTYVVIFEPLQSLQLSNGIQVWFTMMHPALGGDMAKSPQMLKWIGRDPKDYIYGYNNGTFAYIQQGSYTIYMILPANTPQALNATLYKMIYARNIKQQVFIFDSFLQMFGGGLQGYHGPTYNIPQLEHFELVYVSEPNGWVKIFKVKG, from the coding sequence ATGTCTACGTCAAGAGCCGCAGAACTCCTCCAGAAAGCCGCAACCTACACAATTAAAGCCCTAGAATTCTTCGGAGACGCTAGAATCGTCACAGCCGTGATACTTCTTACAGCCTTCACTATAACCCTACTTGCAAGGCTCACACCAATGCATTGGGGCGTATACTTAAACGAGTTCGATCCATACTACGAGTACTACCTCTCCGAGCAACTCCTCCAGCACGGCAACGGAAACTATTTTTCAGGCGTCGCCTGGTGGTACCACTGGTGGCTCGAAAACCCCAAGCCACGTGACACACTTTTCTGGTACCCCGAGGGAAGAGACCTAAGAGGCTCCAGCCAGCCTGGACCAGCGTTCTTTGGCGCAGGAATCTACAGCCTCCTCAACGCTCTAGGCTTCCAAGTATCGCTATACGATGTCCATGCTTTCTTCGTTCCAATAGCGGCCTCATTTGCCGTCTTCACGGCCTATCTCCTAGGAAAAGAGCTAAAAGATAACCGTACAGGCGTCCTCTCCGCCGTGCTCATAGCCCTCAGCTGGGCATACATGTATAGGACAAACCTAGGAGCAAAACACGAAGCCATAGCAATACCATTCATGTTGCTCGGCTTCTACCTCTTCCTGAAGGCATACAAGAAAAACTCTCTATTGCTCTCAGTGCTCGCAGGGCTCTCGTTAGGCATAGTCGTGCTCTCCTGGGGCGCGTACCTCTACCCATGGAACCTACTCGCACTAGTAACACTTTACTGGCTCTTTTTCCACCCAGGAGACACTGCACTAGAAAAAACATACCTTGTAACAAACATTATAATTACAGTCTTTGTGGCAACCACGCCGAGATTCGGACCTACAACAGCATTCCTGTCGCTCACCGGCTTCCTGCCACTAGCTACAACACTCATAGCCATACTACTCTTGACCGGTCTTCGCGTACCATCACAGTTACACCTAAGACAAAACAAGAAAATCATGGCACTTTTCATTGTTGCACTTTTAGCACTCTTTATCGCTGGAACTTACATAGGAATCTTTAGGGGAATCGCGGGAAGAATACTGGCAGTAGTCATACCACTAGCAAGAGAAGCAGGAGTAACAACCGTAGCAGAACACCAGGTCCCCACATGGAACCAGGTCTTCGACGACTTTCAAACATCGATCCTTTTTGCACTGTTCGCTGGTTACATCTACTTCACAAGATCTCGTGAAGACTTCTCTAGCGCATTCACTTCATTATTTATATTCACGGCGGCATACTTCTCAGCCTCAATTGTCAGGCTTTTACTACTACTCAGCCCAGCCGTAGCAGTCACAGCCTCGCTTGGTCTAATGGAAATTCTAGACAGGCTAGCTGACGCCGGCACAACTCTTGAACGGAGACGCATAAGGGGGGTTCAGACAAACTATAGACTAGTAATACTTCTAGTGGCAATAATCCTTGTCCTTGTATTCTCACCGTCAATTCTTGCTTCAAAAATTCCGCTCAACAGCCACCAGCCACCCCTCATACTCACCTCCTCAGTCCCCGTGGTCAGATACAACTATGAATATATGGACTGGATGTCGGCACTCAACTGGATCTCCGAGAATGTCCCTAGAGACGCCACTATCGCTACATGGTGGGACTACGGTTACTGGATCTCAGTCAACACAGGCAGGAAAACCACATGCGACAATGCAACCATAGACACCAAACAGATCCAAAAAATTGCCACAGCATTCATGAGCGATGAAGCCACAGCGCTACAAATATTCAGGGAGCTCAACGTCACTTATGTAGTCATATTCGAGCCTCTCCAGAGCTTACAACTCTCCAATGGCATCCAAGTATGGTTCACAATGATGCATCCCGCACTGGGCGGAGACATGGCGAAATCACCGCAGATGCTGAAATGGATAGGCCGCGATCCTAAAGACTACATCTACGGCTACAACAACGGCACATTCGCATACATACAGCAGGGTAGCTACACCATCTACATGATACTCCCCGCCAACACGCCACAAGCCCTAAACGCTACACTCTACAAGATGATATATGCCAGGAACATTAAACAGCAAGTCTTCATCTTCGACTCCTTCCTACAAATGTTTGGTGGAGGACTACAAGGCTACCACGGACCAACATACAACATCCCACAACTAGAACACTTCGAACTGGTCTACGTCTCCGAACCCAACGGGTGGGTTAAAATATTCAAAGTAAAGGGCTAG
- a CDS encoding translation initiation factor IF-2 subunit alpha translates to MVRRREPVPDVNELVVGTVTEIQDHGAFVSLDEYGGLKAYIPLGEVSHSWFKNIRDVLKVGRKYVLKVIRVDKNRKLVDVSLRRVSDKERREKLIEWKRAQRAEKMLEIAAQKLKKSLDDAYQEAGWKLEDHYGEIFRGFEEAAGRGEEALVEAGVPRQWARVLAELAKQTIKPKTVRIAVEIKLQCVSGGINAIKDVLTGWQEEISVPNNATIKVYTLGAPRYRLDVEASSYKEAEKLLSEILSLIEKKAQKQACTIAHKRVTAD, encoded by the coding sequence GTGGTTCGGAGACGTGAGCCAGTACCAGACGTAAATGAGCTAGTTGTTGGGACGGTTACTGAGATTCAGGACCACGGTGCATTCGTGTCGCTTGACGAATATGGAGGTTTGAAGGCATACATACCGCTGGGTGAGGTTAGCCATTCCTGGTTTAAGAATATCCGTGACGTCTTGAAAGTTGGACGGAAGTATGTCCTTAAGGTCATTAGGGTGGACAAGAACAGGAAGCTAGTGGATGTTTCTTTGAGGAGGGTCTCTGACAAAGAGCGCAGGGAGAAGCTAATTGAGTGGAAGAGGGCTCAGCGTGCGGAAAAGATGCTTGAGATTGCGGCGCAGAAGCTGAAGAAGAGCCTTGACGATGCCTACCAAGAAGCTGGCTGGAAGTTAGAGGACCACTATGGCGAGATTTTTAGGGGGTTTGAGGAGGCGGCTGGAAGAGGAGAGGAGGCGCTTGTGGAGGCTGGGGTGCCTAGACAGTGGGCGAGAGTACTGGCTGAGTTGGCAAAGCAGACAATTAAGCCGAAGACTGTAAGGATAGCGGTGGAGATTAAGCTTCAATGTGTGTCTGGCGGTATAAATGCAATAAAGGACGTGTTGACTGGATGGCAAGAAGAGATATCTGTGCCGAACAATGCCACAATTAAGGTTTACACTCTTGGTGCCCCGAGGTATAGGCTCGACGTGGAGGCGTCGAGCTACAAGGAAGCGGAGAAGCTCCTTTCAGAAATACTTTCCCTTATAGAGAAAAAGGCTCAGAAACAGGCTTGTACTATTGCCCACAAACGGGTGACAGCAGACTAG
- the pcn gene encoding proliferating cell nuclear antigen (pcna), producing the protein MKFVFPDAREWKYIIESIATIVDEANFVASPDGLKLRALDPGRVAMVDLYIPANLFEEYNVEQDTKIGVVLDDINDVLKRAKSDDKISFEVSGGRLIITLAGRAERRFRFPLLDISGQELPSPKLNFTVAAKMLSDTFRDALKDAELVSETVKMRAENENLWLIAKSDKGEVESRFSIETGSLVEIDVKETAEANYGIDFLNKIVSKAYRVSDILGLRFATNMPLELTFDIAGGGTLKYLLAPRME; encoded by the coding sequence ATGAAATTCGTGTTCCCAGATGCAAGAGAATGGAAGTATATTATCGAGAGCATAGCCACAATCGTAGATGAGGCCAACTTTGTGGCCTCTCCAGACGGCTTGAAGCTTAGAGCCCTAGACCCTGGCAGGGTAGCGATGGTCGACCTTTATATCCCCGCAAACTTGTTTGAAGAATATAATGTAGAGCAGGACACAAAAATCGGCGTGGTTCTTGACGACATAAACGATGTCCTCAAGCGTGCAAAGTCAGATGATAAGATTTCCTTTGAAGTTTCTGGTGGACGCCTTATCATTACACTTGCTGGTAGAGCTGAAAGAAGGTTCAGGTTCCCCCTTTTAGATATTTCTGGGCAGGAGCTTCCCAGCCCAAAGCTTAACTTCACCGTTGCGGCTAAAATGCTGAGTGACACATTTAGGGATGCCCTAAAAGACGCTGAACTTGTATCTGAAACTGTAAAAATGAGGGCTGAGAATGAGAATCTCTGGCTCATCGCAAAGAGCGATAAAGGCGAAGTCGAGAGCAGGTTCTCAATCGAGACCGGAAGCCTCGTAGAGATAGACGTTAAGGAGACTGCAGAGGCAAACTACGGAATAGATTTCCTAAACAAAATCGTTTCAAAGGCATACAGAGTAAGCGACATACTTGGTCTACGCTTCGCAACAAACATGCCTCTCGAATTGACCTTTGACATAGCCGGTGGAGGCACCCTGAAATACCTGCTTGCGCCCAGAATGGAATAA